One genomic window of Vibrio mangrovi includes the following:
- a CDS encoding sarcosine oxidase subunit beta family protein, producing MERYSGFGLLKHSLAYHENWQRVWRNPKPKKKYDVIIIGGGGHGLATAYYLAKEHGITNVAVIEKGYLGGGNTARNTTIVRSNYLWDEAAHLYEHAMKLWEGLSQDLNYNVMFSQRGVLNLGHTLQDMRDIERRVNANRLNGIDGEVLDAKQVQEIVPHMDCSQDRRYPVMGASWQPRGGVARHDAVAWGYARGADSFGVDLIQQCEVTDMVIEDGAIVGVKTNRHGIIKANRVGCVTAGNSGVMAKMAGFEMPLESHPLQALVSEPIKPILDTVVMSNHVHGYVSQSDKGDLVIGAGIDGYNGYGQRGSYHTIEHTLQAIVELFPIFSRVRMNRQWGGIVDTTHDACPIISDTPVENLFFNCGWGTGGFKATPGSGNVFAATLAKGEAHELAKPFSMFRFHDGALVDEHGAAGVAH from the coding sequence ATGGAGCGTTATTCTGGATTTGGACTGTTAAAACACAGTCTGGCCTATCACGAAAACTGGCAACGTGTCTGGCGTAATCCAAAGCCCAAGAAAAAATACGATGTAATTATCATCGGGGGCGGCGGTCACGGTTTGGCGACGGCTTATTATCTGGCTAAAGAACATGGCATCACGAATGTTGCCGTGATCGAAAAAGGCTATCTGGGCGGCGGTAACACCGCCCGTAATACCACGATTGTTCGTTCGAACTATTTGTGGGATGAAGCAGCTCACCTTTATGAGCATGCAATGAAGCTCTGGGAAGGACTTTCTCAGGATCTGAACTATAACGTGATGTTCTCCCAACGCGGTGTACTGAATCTGGGTCATACCTTACAGGATATGCGTGATATCGAGCGTCGTGTCAATGCCAACCGTCTGAATGGCATCGATGGTGAAGTTTTAGATGCCAAGCAGGTACAGGAAATCGTACCGCATATGGATTGCTCTCAGGACCGCCGCTATCCGGTAATGGGTGCTTCATGGCAGCCACGAGGCGGGGTTGCCCGTCACGATGCGGTCGCATGGGGTTATGCCCGTGGTGCCGACAGCTTCGGTGTTGATCTGATCCAGCAGTGCGAAGTCACTGATATGGTGATTGAAGATGGTGCGATTGTTGGAGTGAAAACCAACCGTCACGGCATCATCAAAGCAAACCGGGTGGGTTGTGTGACTGCCGGAAACTCCGGTGTGATGGCGAAAATGGCTGGTTTTGAAATGCCGCTTGAGTCTCACCCGCTGCAAGCTCTGGTATCTGAGCCGATTAAACCGATTCTGGATACTGTTGTGATGTCTAACCACGTACACGGTTACGTCAGCCAGTCTGATAAAGGTGACCTTGTTATCGGTGCCGGTATCGATGGTTATAACGGTTACGGCCAGCGTGGTTCATATCATACGATTGAACATACGCTTCAGGCGATCGTTGAGCTCTTCCCAATCTTTAGTCGTGTACGCATGAACCGTCAGTGGGGCGGTATCGTTGATACAACACATGATGCCTGTCCGATTATTTCGGATACACCGGTTGAGAATCTGTTCTTCAACTGTGGCTGGGGTACGGGCGGCTTTAAGGCGACTCCCGGATCCGGGAATGTCTTTGCTGCAACACTGGCAAAAGGTGAAGCACATGAGTTGGCGAAACCGTTCTCGATGTTTCGTTTCCACGATGGTGCGCTGGTGGATGAACATGGCGCAGCGGGCGTAGCACACTAA
- a CDS encoding sarcosine oxidase subunit delta, with protein MFHIYCPHCHEVREEEEFHVKGQAHISRPLDPEQCTDKEWGEYLHFRANPRGLHHEIWYHALGCRKFFNVSRDTVTYEIKQVYKMGEQPESMAKQG; from the coding sequence ATGTTTCACATTTATTGCCCGCACTGTCATGAAGTGCGGGAAGAAGAAGAGTTTCATGTGAAAGGTCAGGCGCACATTTCACGCCCGCTTGACCCGGAACAATGTACAGATAAAGAGTGGGGTGAATACCTTCACTTCCGGGCCAACCCTCGTGGGTTGCATCATGAGATCTGGTATCACGCGCTTGGGTGCAGAAAGTTTTTCAATGTGTCACGGGACACAGTGACTTACGAAATCAAGCAGGTTTATAAAATGGGTGAACAACCTGAAAGCATGGCGAAACAGGGCTAA
- a CDS encoding sarcosine oxidase subunit alpha: protein MKQKNRLSSGGRIDHSKPLNFTYNGRRYQGFQGDTVASALLANGIDIVGRSFKYSRPRGIVAAGAEEPNAILQLGATEATQVPNVRATQQELFDGLVCASTNGWPSVEKDFMGVFGKVGGKMMPPGFYYKTFMSPASMWPTYEKYIRKAAGLGRSPLENDPDTYDHINQHCDLMVVGAGPAGLTAALSAARAGARVIIADEQSEFGGSLLGTQDFIDGKPALEWVKNVVAELETYPDVTLLKRSTVNGYHDHNFLTIHERKTDHLADRAGPNQVRQRLHRVRARWVVLATGAHERPLVYGNNDVPGCMLASAVSTYINRYSVVPGEKLVLMTTNDGAYQTAIDWFNAGREVVAIVDTRAKPKGDLIDQAQARGIQVITGSAVIDVEGKKRVSGAVIASIDSEGDKVTGNVRTIACDTIASSGGWSPVVHLSCHTGSRPTWDDEVIGFIPGRTVQRQLTAGSINGLFSLEEVLKQGVSIGQKVTELLGFTAEKAAVPQTAVIKEGPAMALFHVPHTKPTSRAPKQFVDYQNDVTAAGIELATLEGFESIEHVKRYTAMGFGTDQGKLGNINGMAIAAKKLGQTIPDTGTTIFRPNYTPITFGAIAGRHCNDLFDPMRYTAMHEWHVAHGAKFEDVGQWKRPWYYPRGNETMQEALNRECKAVRDSVGVLDASTLGKIDIQGKDAREFIGRIYTNAWAKLGVGKCRYGLMCGEDGMVFDDGVTSCLGENHFLMTTTTGGAARVLEWLEFYHQTEWPELEVYFTSVTDHWATMTIGGPNSRKLLSELTDTDLSNDNFKFMDWKEAKVAGVPARIFRISFTGELSFEINVQANYAKYVWDKLFEHGEKYNLTPYGTETMHILRAEKGFIIAGQDTDGSVTPYDLNMGWCVGNNKPFSYIGKRGMALESNAREGRKQLVGLKTLDPKIVLPEGAQAVNNPNQPIPMEMLGHVTSSYWSANLDRSIAMGFVKNGLQRMGEKVYYPLVDGRVVEAEICSAVFFDPKGERQNV from the coding sequence ATGAAGCAGAAAAATCGCTTGTCGTCAGGTGGACGTATTGATCATTCAAAACCGCTGAATTTTACTTATAACGGTCGTCGTTATCAGGGATTTCAGGGTGATACGGTTGCATCAGCATTATTAGCCAATGGTATCGACATCGTTGGCCGTAGTTTCAAATACAGCCGTCCCCGCGGTATCGTGGCAGCCGGTGCAGAAGAGCCGAATGCAATTTTACAGTTGGGTGCAACTGAAGCGACTCAGGTTCCGAACGTCCGGGCGACTCAACAAGAGCTGTTCGACGGTTTGGTGTGTGCATCAACCAATGGCTGGCCAAGCGTTGAGAAAGATTTCATGGGCGTTTTTGGTAAAGTCGGCGGAAAGATGATGCCTCCGGGATTTTATTACAAAACGTTTATGTCTCCGGCTTCAATGTGGCCGACTTATGAGAAATATATTCGTAAAGCTGCCGGTCTTGGCCGTTCTCCGCTAGAAAACGATCCGGACACCTATGATCACATCAACCAACACTGTGACCTGATGGTTGTCGGGGCTGGCCCTGCCGGTCTTACTGCTGCACTGAGTGCTGCGCGTGCCGGAGCAAGAGTGATCATCGCTGATGAACAGAGTGAGTTTGGCGGCAGTCTGCTGGGTACTCAGGATTTCATCGATGGCAAACCTGCACTGGAATGGGTGAAAAATGTTGTTGCTGAACTGGAAACTTATCCGGATGTAACCCTGCTCAAACGTTCGACAGTCAATGGTTACCACGACCATAACTTCCTGACAATTCATGAACGGAAAACTGATCATCTGGCCGATCGTGCCGGACCGAATCAGGTTCGCCAGCGTCTGCATCGGGTTCGTGCTCGCTGGGTTGTTCTGGCAACAGGTGCTCATGAGCGTCCGCTGGTTTACGGAAACAACGATGTTCCCGGATGTATGCTTGCTTCTGCGGTTTCAACATATATCAACCGTTATAGCGTTGTTCCAGGCGAAAAACTGGTATTGATGACCACCAATGATGGTGCTTATCAGACCGCGATCGACTGGTTTAATGCCGGCCGTGAAGTTGTTGCTATTGTAGATACCCGGGCGAAACCAAAAGGTGATCTGATCGACCAGGCTCAGGCTCGTGGTATTCAGGTAATTACCGGCAGTGCTGTGATTGATGTTGAAGGGAAGAAACGTGTTTCCGGCGCTGTCATAGCAAGTATTGACAGTGAAGGGGACAAAGTTACCGGAAACGTTCGTACGATTGCGTGTGACACAATTGCCAGCTCAGGTGGCTGGAGTCCGGTTGTTCATCTGTCCTGCCACACTGGCAGCCGTCCGACCTGGGATGATGAAGTGATTGGCTTTATTCCGGGCAGAACAGTACAACGTCAGTTGACTGCGGGTTCTATCAACGGTCTGTTCAGTCTGGAAGAAGTACTGAAACAAGGTGTTTCTATCGGCCAGAAAGTCACCGAACTACTTGGTTTTACAGCGGAGAAAGCTGCGGTACCACAAACGGCAGTAATCAAAGAAGGTCCGGCAATGGCGTTGTTCCATGTGCCGCATACCAAACCGACTTCCCGCGCTCCGAAACAGTTTGTTGACTATCAGAACGATGTGACAGCTGCCGGGATTGAGCTGGCAACACTGGAAGGTTTTGAATCAATCGAACACGTTAAACGTTATACCGCAATGGGCTTTGGTACTGACCAGGGTAAATTGGGGAATATCAACGGGATGGCGATTGCTGCGAAAAAACTGGGTCAGACGATCCCGGATACGGGAACGACAATTTTCAGACCGAACTATACGCCGATTACATTTGGTGCGATCGCCGGTCGCCACTGTAATGACCTGTTCGATCCAATGCGCTATACCGCAATGCATGAATGGCATGTTGCTCACGGTGCGAAATTTGAAGATGTCGGTCAGTGGAAGCGACCATGGTATTACCCACGTGGTAACGAAACCATGCAGGAAGCTTTGAACCGTGAATGTAAAGCTGTGCGTGACAGTGTCGGCGTTCTGGATGCATCGACTCTGGGTAAAATCGATATTCAGGGAAAAGATGCCCGGGAATTTATCGGACGTATTTACACCAACGCCTGGGCGAAACTGGGTGTCGGTAAATGTCGCTATGGCCTGATGTGTGGCGAAGACGGCATGGTTTTCGATGACGGTGTGACTTCCTGTCTTGGTGAAAACCACTTCCTGATGACGACTACAACAGGTGGCGCGGCCCGCGTTCTCGAATGGCTGGAGTTCTACCATCAGACCGAATGGCCTGAGCTTGAAGTTTACTTCACCAGTGTAACTGATCATTGGGCAACAATGACGATTGGTGGTCCGAATAGCCGTAAGCTGCTGTCTGAACTGACGGATACCGATCTCAGTAATGACAACTTCAAGTTCATGGACTGGAAAGAAGCAAAAGTTGCAGGTGTGCCTGCCCGTATCTTCCGTATCTCGTTTACCGGAGAGCTTTCGTTTGAGATTAATGTTCAGGCAAACTATGCAAAATATGTATGGGACAAACTGTTTGAGCACGGAGAGAAATACAATCTGACACCTTACGGTACAGAAACCATGCACATCCTGCGTGCTGAAAAAGGTTTCATCATTGCCGGACAGGATACAGATGGTTCTGTCACGCCATATGACCTGAATATGGGCTGGTGTGTCGGTAACAATAAACCGTTCAGCTACATCGGTAAACGTGGTATGGCACTGGAAAGTAATGCCCGCGAAGGCCGTAAACAACTGGTTGGTCTGAAAACCCTTGATCCGAAAATCGTGTTACCTGAAGGTGCACAGGCGGTCAATAATCCGAATCAGCCTATACCGATGGAAATGCTGGGCCATGTCACTTCAAGTTACTGGAGTGCGAATCTGGATCGTAGTATTGCGATGGGATTTGTGAAAAATGGCCTGCAACGGATGGGTGAAAAGGTTTACTACCCACTGGTTGACGGACGTGTGGTTGAAGCTGAAATTTGTAGCGCTGTATTTTTTGATCCAAAAGGAGAACGCCAGAATGTCTGA
- a CDS encoding sarcosine oxidase subunit gamma has protein sequence MSDVLSPEKQQASGSDLVAVMDQYSSTPAETPLHMSKKSSVAQGSASAGVTMKEIALLGHLTLRGDSNDQGLVDAVSKVLGLPLPTLPLTSSEKDGKAICWMSPDEWLILVPGEQAYDVEVALRENLTGHFSIVNQSGGQTIIELSGPQAVNILKKSTTLDIHPKEFPVGKIAGSVLAKTSAVFRRADELRWQIVVRRSFADYIWRWLSDAGKEYGLSIEK, from the coding sequence ATGTCTGATGTATTAAGCCCTGAAAAACAACAAGCTTCAGGTTCTGATCTTGTGGCGGTGATGGACCAATATTCCTCAACGCCAGCTGAGACACCACTGCATATGAGTAAAAAGTCGTCTGTCGCGCAGGGGTCTGCTTCTGCCGGTGTGACAATGAAAGAGATTGCCCTGCTTGGGCATCTCACTCTCAGAGGTGACAGTAACGATCAGGGGCTGGTTGACGCCGTGTCGAAAGTTCTGGGACTACCGTTACCGACGCTGCCACTGACTTCGTCTGAGAAGGATGGGAAAGCGATTTGCTGGATGAGTCCTGACGAATGGTTAATTCTGGTTCCGGGCGAGCAGGCTTATGATGTGGAAGTGGCACTCCGGGAAAATCTCACCGGTCATTTCTCAATCGTGAATCAGAGTGGCGGACAGACGATTATTGAACTGAGTGGTCCTCAGGCGGTAAATATCCTGAAGAAAAGTACCACGCTCGATATTCATCCGAAAGAGTTTCCGGTCGGAAAGATCGCCGGATCAGTTCTGGCGAAAACTTCTGCTGTATTTCGTCGGGCTGACGAGCTGCGCTGGCAGATAGTCGTGCGTCGAAGCTTTGCGGATTACATCTGGCGGTGGCTTTCTGATGCCGGCAAAGAATATGGTTTATCCATTGAAAAATAA
- the purU gene encoding formyltetrahydrofolate deformylase, with protein sequence MTPSSDTWIVTASCPSRLGTVDVVTRFMAESANYINEIHSFDDRVLDQFFLRIEFTPEDENFSPEQFNENFAARAEPFEMTWQLYPAAKKDRVAILVSKFDHCLNDLLFRYRTGQLNIEVPVIISNHPDLEPLAKWHDIPYYHLPITPETKREQEEQILQLVEQYQVDLVVLARYMQVLSPEMCAALDGRAINIHHSLLPGFKGARPYHQAWEKGVKMVGATAHYVNNDLDEGPIITQGIQPVDHAHYPEDLISKGQDVERITLFNAVRYHVERRVFLSGNRTVVFSN encoded by the coding sequence ATGACCCCTTCTTCTGACACCTGGATTGTGACTGCAAGCTGTCCAAGCCGTTTAGGCACTGTTGATGTCGTGACCCGTTTCATGGCGGAATCGGCCAACTATATCAATGAGATCCATTCATTTGACGATCGGGTGCTTGATCAGTTCTTTTTGCGTATCGAGTTTACTCCGGAAGATGAGAATTTCTCTCCCGAGCAGTTTAACGAAAACTTTGCCGCGCGGGCCGAACCATTTGAGATGACCTGGCAACTCTATCCGGCAGCGAAAAAAGACCGGGTGGCGATTCTGGTTTCGAAATTTGACCATTGCCTGAATGACTTACTGTTCCGTTACCGGACTGGTCAGCTCAATATTGAAGTGCCGGTGATTATTTCAAATCACCCGGATCTGGAGCCGCTGGCAAAGTGGCACGATATTCCTTATTACCATCTGCCGATTACACCGGAGACCAAACGGGAGCAGGAAGAACAGATTTTACAGCTGGTCGAACAGTATCAGGTCGATTTGGTTGTGCTTGCCCGCTATATGCAGGTGCTGTCACCGGAAATGTGCGCCGCACTGGATGGCCGGGCGATCAATATTCACCACTCACTGCTGCCCGGATTTAAAGGCGCCCGCCCTTATCATCAGGCCTGGGAGAAAGGTGTGAAAATGGTGGGTGCAACTGCCCACTATGTGAATAACGATCTGGACGAAGGCCCGATTATTACTCAGGGAATTCAGCCGGTTGATCATGCTCACTATCCTGAAGATCTGATCTCGAAAGGGCAGGATGTAGAGCGGATTACATTGTTCAATGCGGTTCGTTACCATGTCGAACGCCGGGTCTTTCTCAGCGGCAACCGGACGGTGGTTTTCAGTAACTAG
- a CDS encoding L-serine ammonia-lyase, translating to MSISVFDLFKVGIGPSSSHTVGPMRAASIFAEDLVSQQLLESVERVEIKLYGSLSATGVGHGTDKAVVMGLMGYQPDTIDPSVIEPAIKATIETGTLRLAKQKTVAFDWNTDLLFIDEALPYHPNAMHLTTYGADDAVVTENTYYSIGGGFVLDEASIRETEYVTPQIKLPYEFTTAEELLAMCQKNQLRISELVMKNEQAWRTVPEIQSGIDQLWQVMQECIANGIEQEGILPGGLQVKRRASSLHRSLMQASDENVIYSSLSGMDWVNLYALAVNEENAAGGRMVTAPTNGAAGIVPAVLMYHMNFHPKAKPEDVNKFFLAASAIGALCKMNASISGAEVGCQGEVGSASAMAAAGLAEVLGGTPEQVENAAEIALEHNLGLTCDPVGGLVQVPCIERNAIAAVKSINAANMALRGNGEHFISLDKVIRTMRDTGRDMQDKYKETSRGGLAVNAIEC from the coding sequence ATGAGTATCAGCGTATTTGATCTGTTTAAAGTTGGAATTGGGCCATCCAGTTCTCATACAGTTGGCCCGATGCGGGCAGCCAGTATTTTTGCTGAAGACTTAGTCAGCCAGCAGTTATTGGAAAGTGTTGAGCGGGTTGAAATTAAATTATATGGCTCGCTCAGTGCGACAGGTGTCGGACACGGGACCGATAAAGCCGTTGTCATGGGGCTGATGGGCTATCAGCCGGATACGATTGATCCTTCGGTAATCGAACCGGCTATCAAAGCGACGATAGAAACGGGAACGTTGCGACTGGCGAAGCAGAAGACCGTTGCTTTTGACTGGAATACCGATCTGCTGTTTATTGATGAAGCTCTGCCATACCATCCGAATGCAATGCATCTGACAACCTACGGAGCAGATGATGCCGTTGTGACGGAAAATACTTATTATTCTATCGGGGGTGGTTTCGTTCTGGACGAAGCGTCGATTCGTGAAACGGAATATGTTACGCCTCAGATTAAACTTCCTTACGAATTCACGACCGCAGAAGAGTTACTTGCAATGTGCCAGAAGAACCAGTTGCGCATTAGTGAGCTGGTCATGAAAAACGAGCAGGCCTGGCGGACGGTGCCGGAAATTCAATCCGGGATTGATCAACTATGGCAGGTAATGCAGGAGTGTATTGCCAACGGTATTGAGCAGGAAGGTATTCTTCCTGGCGGCCTTCAGGTGAAGCGGCGTGCGTCTTCACTTCACCGTTCATTGATGCAGGCTTCCGATGAAAACGTTATATACAGTTCGCTCAGTGGAATGGATTGGGTCAACCTCTATGCACTGGCAGTGAATGAAGAAAATGCAGCAGGTGGGCGGATGGTCACGGCACCGACAAATGGTGCGGCAGGAATTGTACCAGCGGTATTGATGTATCACATGAATTTTCATCCGAAGGCAAAACCGGAAGATGTGAATAAATTCTTTCTGGCAGCCAGTGCCATTGGCGCATTGTGTAAGATGAATGCCTCGATTTCCGGGGCAGAAGTCGGATGTCAGGGTGAAGTCGGGTCTGCCAGTGCCATGGCAGCAGCAGGATTGGCAGAAGTGCTTGGCGGAACCCCGGAACAGGTCGAGAATGCGGCTGAAATCGCTTTGGAGCACAATTTGGGGCTGACCTGTGATCCGGTCGGAGGATTGGTTCAGGTGCCTTGTATTGAACGGAATGCGATTGCAGCCGTGAAATCCATCAATGCTGCTAATATGGCGTTACGCGGTAATGGAGAGCATTTTATTTCACTGGATAAAGTGATCCGGACGATGCGGGATACTGGCCGGGACATGCAGGATAAATATAAAGAAACTTCCCGCGGCGGATTGGCGGTGAATGCTATCGAGTGTTAA
- the gbdR gene encoding choline metabolism transcriptional regulator GbdR, producing the protein MSVLLNSSLKKEYPQKEVSRIGFLLLNNFTMIALASAVEPLRMANQLSGKELYDWYTITEDGEPVSASDGITVTPDTSINAAPKLDTLIVVGGVNITRSYTRRQVSWIQSLARKHVCLGGVCTGPYLLADAGVMDGYECSAHWECIAALQEAYPRVTCSNHLFVIDRDRMTSTGGSVPMDMMINMIKRDYGHQLAASISEMFICDRIRGETDYQRIPLRHVLGTAQPKLVEAITLMEANIEETIELDELAAYVGLSRRQLERLFQKYLQCPPSKYYLKLRLFRARQLLRQTSMSIIDIATACGFVSSPHFSKCYRIHIGISPRAERLGHGETELENVLLATEVVEDNPVQADFSVLDVPSLRSSRALYEAQYEPTYGSVLV; encoded by the coding sequence ATGTCAGTCTTATTAAATAGCTCGCTCAAGAAAGAATATCCGCAAAAGGAAGTCAGCCGTATCGGCTTTTTGTTGTTGAACAACTTTACAATGATCGCGTTGGCGTCAGCTGTTGAACCTCTGAGAATGGCAAACCAGCTTAGTGGTAAAGAGCTGTATGATTGGTATACGATCACAGAAGATGGAGAGCCGGTTTCGGCGAGTGATGGTATTACTGTGACTCCGGATACATCAATTAATGCGGCTCCGAAACTGGACACTCTGATTGTTGTCGGCGGTGTAAATATTACCCGCAGTTATACACGTCGTCAGGTCAGCTGGATTCAGTCTCTGGCTCGTAAGCATGTGTGCCTTGGCGGTGTCTGTACCGGCCCTTATTTACTGGCCGATGCCGGTGTGATGGATGGTTATGAGTGTAGTGCTCACTGGGAATGTATTGCTGCCTTGCAGGAAGCATATCCCAGAGTGACATGCTCGAATCACCTGTTCGTGATTGACCGTGACCGCATGACCAGTACCGGAGGTTCGGTACCGATGGATATGATGATCAATATGATTAAGCGTGATTACGGACATCAGCTGGCCGCGAGTATCTCTGAGATGTTCATTTGCGACAGAATCCGGGGTGAAACGGATTATCAGCGCATTCCGCTCCGCCATGTTCTGGGAACTGCACAGCCCAAACTGGTTGAAGCAATCACACTGATGGAAGCCAATATTGAAGAAACGATCGAGCTGGACGAGCTTGCCGCGTATGTCGGACTTTCCCGCAGACAGCTGGAGCGCCTGTTCCAGAAATATCTTCAGTGTCCGCCATCAAAATACTATCTGAAATTAAGATTATTCAGAGCCAGACAGTTGTTGCGTCAGACATCGATGTCAATTATCGACATCGCAACGGCATGCGGATTTGTATCATCTCCCCATTTCAGTAAGTGTTATCGTATTCATATTGGTATTTCACCAAGAGCCGAACGTCTGGGGCACGGCGAGACCGAACTGGAAAATGTACTACTTGCAACTGAAGTGGTGGAAGATAACCCGGTTCAGGCTGATTTTTCTGTTCTGGATGTTCCCAGCCTCCGTTCGTCACGTGCTTTATATGAAGCGCAATATGAACCGACTTATGGTTCAGTTCTGGTCTGA